A portion of the Pomacea canaliculata isolate SZHN2017 linkage group LG13, ASM307304v1, whole genome shotgun sequence genome contains these proteins:
- the LOC112553919 gene encoding uncharacterized protein LOC112553919, translating to MEAAVAAQTGNSDGDAFHTINEKGAVPQELGDEESIIDVLKTRNCLVGQKHDLSIALAADQTDIDEDNDVEELQKRISELQRELLKVSADLSIREIVLRKMQFSQALSDKLFDEPLPLSDITVKNGSSSVPGEERRKFEALVQEQSSLSNTILRKHERVEELQKELDNVRKQNFELKKKNRGLMEIITQHRKRLETAMDDVKSSPACLGLKEELENTVARMNIAKCTLQALIVGSGVNWAQDSELAETVFLCGESLNL from the exons ATGGAAGCCGCTGTGGCGGCGCAGACGGGCAACTCCGATGGTGATGCATTTCATACAATAAACGAAAAGGGTGCAGTTCCACAAGAACTTGGAGATGAAGAAAGCATCATTGATGTCCTGAAAACTCGCAATTGTCTTGTTGGACAAAAACACGATCTTTCTATTGCACTTGCAGCAG aTCAAACAGATATTGATGAAGATAATGATGTGGAAGAACTTCagaaaag AATATCTGAGCTGCAGAGGGAGCTCCTGAAAGTGTCTGCTGATCTATCCATCAGAGAGATAGTCCTCAGAAA aaTGCAGTTTAGCCAGGCACTAAGTGACAAGCTGTTTGACGAGCCTTTACCATTATCCGATATCACAGTTAAAAATGGCAGCTCATCAGTGCCTGGAGAGGAAAGAAG gaAGTTTGAAGCATTGGTCCAAGAACAGAGCTCACTGTCCAACACTATTCTAAGAAAACATgag AGAGTCGAAGAATTGCAGAAGGAACTAGACAATGTGAGGAAACAGAATTTTG aactaaagaagaaaaatcgtGGTCTTATGGAAATCATCACACAACATCGTAAAAGGCTTGAGACAGCCATGGATGATGTGAAAAGCAGTCCAGCTTGCTTAGG gCTGAAAGAGGAGCTGGAAAATACTGTGGCCCGTATGAACATTGCCAAGTGCACTTTGCAGGCTCTTATTGTGGGAAGTGGTGTAAATTGGGCCCAGGACTCAGAGCTGGCAGaaactgtgtttttgtgtggGGAATCATTAAATCTGTGA
- the LOC112553921 gene encoding uncharacterized protein LOC112553921 has protein sequence MATNGGQRFNFCNNCGTANVKVDVNTASIISEGKQEPVPVEMNIGNKAKKITADIKVNKSDGNPQQLPQQGPQVTGESRQCSEDTQARQAVSEASDNDDKYISCQRKPTNPYHETSPKTTV, from the exons ATGGCAACTAATGGTGGACAACGCTTTAACTTCTGCAACAATTGTGGTACGGCCAACGTCAAGGTAGATGTCAACACTGCCTCGATTATCAGTGAAGGCAAGCAAGAACCTGTgccag TCGAAATGAACATTGGTAACAAAGCAAAGAAGATAACAGCTGATATCAAGGTGAACAAATCTGATGGTAACCCTCAGCAGCTGCCCCAGCAGGGTCCACAAGTCACCGGGGAGTCAAGACAGTGTTCTGAAGATACACAGGCTCGGCAAGCTGTCTCCGAAGCGTCTGACAATGATG ACAAATACATCAGCTGCCAGAGGAAACCAACCAATCCATATCATGAAACATCTCCCAAGACGACAGTTTAA